In Candidatus Edwardsbacteria bacterium, one genomic interval encodes:
- a CDS encoding ATP-dependent Clp protease ATP-binding subunit yields the protein MKDNRFTERARRVLFLAREEARRLQHDYIGTEHILLAALREGEGVAVAVLLSLGVSTEQIRRKVEELMPKGGQTILMGELPFNLSARRAMELAVEEAKTLQHNYVGTEHLLLGLMEDQDGIASRALVSLGLSTELMRSEIMRLLSSEPGSSPTLQSNGQSKTPALDYFCRDLTRLAQDGKLDPVIGRSREIERVIQILSRRKKNNPLLIGEAGVGKTAIIEGLAQKIISGEVPEPLLSKRVMALDLAAVVAGTKYRGQFEERMKALMNELRQTQDNIIFLDELHTIVGAGGAEGALDASNMLKPALARGEMQCVGATTLDEYRKHIEKDGALERRFQSIIVEAPSVDESLKILKGLQERYQDHHKVKYSDEAIESAVRLSDRYITDRYLPDKAIDVLDEAGSRARLSTSEPPAEIKFLENQLKDIKAHKVEAVKGQDYEKAATLRDSERNKRREIERLREAWKKSRDLVAVKITQEDIAYVISRWTGIPIVKLEEKESARLLRMEEELRKRVVGQDQALEAVSRAVRRSRAGIRDTGRPMGSFIFLGPTGVGKTELARVLASFLFGDENALIRVDMSEYMEKFAVSRMVGAPPGYVGYEEGGQLTEKIRRKPYSVVLLDEIEKAHPDVFNMLLQVLEDGQLTDSYGRKVSFKNAVLIMTSNLGAREIKKGVSLGFQKNDQLLAFDQMKDKVMSELKKTFNPEFLNRVDEVVVFNSLGRPEMGRIVDILMGQLSQRLKEKNITIGISPQAKELLVARGFDPTYGARPLRRTIQRMVEDPLSQEILKADIKFGNRVLIEVEGEVLKFVPQSPGKTRGGVGKKPPRVKK from the coding sequence ATGAAAGACAATAGATTCACCGAAAGGGCCAGAAGGGTCCTGTTCCTGGCCCGCGAGGAGGCCCGGCGCCTGCAGCACGACTACATAGGCACCGAGCATATCCTTCTGGCCGCTCTCCGGGAGGGCGAGGGGGTGGCGGTGGCGGTGCTGCTGAGCCTGGGAGTAAGCACCGAGCAGATCCGCCGCAAGGTGGAGGAGCTGATGCCCAAGGGCGGCCAGACCATCCTGATGGGCGAGCTGCCCTTCAACCTGTCGGCCCGCCGGGCCATGGAACTGGCGGTGGAGGAGGCCAAAACCCTCCAGCACAATTATGTGGGCACCGAACACCTGCTGCTGGGCCTGATGGAGGATCAGGACGGCATAGCCTCCCGGGCCCTGGTGTCGCTGGGCCTCAGCACCGAGCTGATGCGCTCAGAGATCATGCGCCTGCTGTCCAGCGAGCCGGGATCATCGCCGACGCTCCAATCAAACGGGCAGAGCAAGACCCCGGCCCTGGATTATTTCTGCCGGGACCTGACCCGGCTGGCCCAGGACGGCAAGCTGGACCCGGTGATCGGGCGCAGCCGGGAGATAGAGAGGGTCATTCAGATCCTGTCCCGGCGCAAGAAGAACAACCCCCTGCTGATCGGCGAGGCCGGGGTGGGCAAGACCGCCATCATAGAGGGGCTGGCCCAGAAGATAATCAGCGGCGAGGTGCCGGAGCCCCTGTTGTCCAAGCGGGTGATGGCCCTGGACCTGGCCGCGGTGGTGGCCGGGACCAAGTACCGGGGGCAGTTCGAGGAGCGGATGAAGGCCTTGATGAACGAGCTGCGCCAGACCCAGGACAACATCATCTTTCTGGACGAACTGCACACCATCGTGGGGGCCGGAGGGGCCGAGGGGGCGCTGGACGCCTCCAACATGCTCAAGCCCGCCCTGGCCCGGGGGGAGATGCAGTGCGTGGGGGCCACCACCCTGGACGAGTACCGCAAGCATATCGAGAAGGACGGGGCTTTGGAGCGACGCTTCCAGAGCATCATAGTGGAGGCGCCGTCGGTGGACGAATCGCTGAAGATATTAAAGGGCCTGCAGGAAAGATACCAGGACCACCACAAGGTTAAATACAGCGATGAGGCCATCGAATCGGCGGTCCGGCTGTCCGACCGCTACATCACCGACCGCTATCTGCCGGACAAGGCCATCGACGTGCTGGACGAGGCCGGATCGCGGGCCAGGCTGTCCACCTCCGAGCCGCCGGCCGAGATAAAATTCCTGGAGAACCAGCTCAAGGACATAAAAGCGCACAAGGTGGAGGCGGTCAAGGGCCAGGATTACGAGAAGGCGGCCACCTTAAGGGATTCGGAGAGGAACAAGCGCCGGGAAATAGAGCGGCTGCGAGAGGCCTGGAAGAAGAGCCGCGACCTGGTGGCGGTAAAGATAACCCAGGAGGACATCGCCTATGTGATCTCCCGCTGGACCGGGATCCCCATCGTCAAGCTTGAGGAGAAGGAGTCCGCCCGCTTATTGCGGATGGAGGAGGAACTCAGGAAGCGGGTGGTGGGGCAGGACCAGGCCCTGGAGGCCGTCTCCCGGGCGGTGCGCCGTAGCCGGGCCGGCATCCGGGACACCGGCCGGCCGATGGGCTCGTTCATCTTTCTGGGCCCCACCGGGGTGGGCAAGACCGAGCTGGCCAGGGTCCTGGCCTCCTTCCTGTTCGGCGACGAGAACGCCCTGATCCGGGTGGATATGTCGGAATACATGGAGAAGTTCGCCGTCTCCCGGATGGTGGGGGCCCCTCCGGGCTACGTGGGGTACGAGGAGGGCGGCCAGCTGACCGAGAAGATCCGGCGCAAGCCCTATTCGGTGGTCCTGCTGGACGAGATAGAGAAGGCCCATCCCGACGTGTTCAACATGCTGCTGCAGGTGCTGGAGGACGGCCAGCTGACCGATTCCTACGGCCGGAAGGTAAGCTTCAAGAACGCGGTGCTGATCATGACCTCCAACTTGGGGGCCCGGGAGATCAAGAAGGGCGTCAGCCTGGGATTCCAGAAGAACGACCAGCTGCTGGCCTTCGACCAGATGAAGGACAAGGTGATGTCGGAGCTTAAGAAAACCTTCAATCCGGAATTCCTGAACCGGGTGGACGAGGTGGTGGTATTCAATTCCCTGGGCCGGCCGGAGATGGGCCGGATCGTGGACATTCTGATGGGACAGCTTTCCCAGCGGCTTAAGGAAAAGAACATCACCATCGGCATCTCGCCCCAGGCCAAGGAACTGCTGGTGGCCAGGGGATTCGACCCCACCTACGGGGCCAGGCCTTTGCGCCGCACCATCCAGAGGATGGTGGAGGACCCGCTGTCCCAGGAGATCCTGAAGGCCGATATCAAATTCGGGAACAGGGTGCTGATAGAAGTCGAGGGCGAGGTCTTGAAATTCGTTCCCCAGTCCCCGGGAAAAACCAGGGGAGGGGTCGGGAAAAAACCCCCCAGGGTGAAGAAATGA
- a CDS encoding UvrB/UvrC motif-containing protein, whose protein sequence is MICDLCKKNQAVMRYTEVRDSRNTDYNLCRECAELKGLAKSLNLALSSLGDMLAGMIRDISAEQDEDNQTQCPRCGLALTDFKKLGRLGCPGCYQVFNASLKPLVRQIHGLNDHLGKAAPAPGEIKAAPSENRVERLKLDLQAAVLKEEYERAAALRDQIKQLETSGTK, encoded by the coding sequence ATGATCTGCGATCTGTGCAAAAAGAACCAGGCGGTGATGCGCTATACCGAGGTGCGGGACAGCCGGAACACCGACTACAACCTGTGCCGGGAATGCGCCGAGCTGAAAGGCCTGGCCAAGAGCCTGAACCTGGCCCTGTCCTCCCTGGGGGACATGCTGGCCGGGATGATCCGCGATATCAGCGCCGAGCAGGACGAGGATAATCAGACCCAATGCCCCCGATGCGGGCTGGCCCTGACCGATTTCAAAAAGCTGGGCCGGCTGGGCTGCCCCGGCTGCTACCAGGTATTTAACGCCAGTCTCAAGCCCCTGGTCAGGCAGATACACGGCCTCAACGATCATCTGGGCAAGGCCGCCCCGGCCCCCGGTGAGATCAAAGCCGCGCCCTCCGAAAACAGGGTGGAGCGGCTTAAGCTGGACCTGCAGGCAGCGGTGCTCAAAGAGGAATACGAGAGGGCGGCAGCCTTGCGCGACCAGATCAAACAATTGGAGACCAGCGGGACCAAATGA
- a CDS encoding ATP--guanido phosphotransferase, producing the protein MNLPDNGIQGLIGQEAGWLTASDSDPGVVISSRVRLARNLAEHIFPGRSGQAERSLVREEVRKASSAINYFGGAAFFDLEVLNQLDRTALWERRLISSDLMDKKNGAGVLVGRNQSLDLMINEEDHIRMQSLLPGLDLIEAFRIVDQVDDQLQRRLAMAYSPEWGFLTCCPSNLGTGLRASLLIHLPALVRAKRIEKLLNQLEAEGILVRGFYGEGSEVAGDIFQISNRATLGRNELEIIEHVERVGRSLMEQELEARRYIMDHVRRQTEDNIWRAFGILANARMLSSREFLELTSSLRLGIFLGLFPRMGLNALNKLLITTQPAHLQIMLDARMEAHERDGERAKMVRAVMADFI; encoded by the coding sequence ATGAACCTTCCCGACAACGGCATACAGGGCCTGATCGGCCAGGAGGCCGGATGGCTGACAGCCTCGGACAGCGACCCCGGAGTGGTGATCTCCAGCCGGGTGCGGCTGGCCCGCAATCTGGCGGAGCATATTTTTCCCGGCCGTTCCGGTCAGGCTGAGCGCAGCCTGGTCCGGGAGGAGGTCAGAAAAGCTTCGTCAGCGATCAATTATTTCGGCGGTGCGGCCTTTTTCGACCTGGAGGTCCTGAACCAGCTGGACAGGACGGCCCTGTGGGAGCGCCGGCTGATCAGCTCCGACCTGATGGACAAAAAGAACGGGGCCGGGGTGCTGGTGGGAAGGAACCAGTCGCTGGACCTGATGATCAACGAAGAGGACCACATCCGGATGCAGAGCCTGCTGCCGGGCCTGGACCTGATCGAGGCCTTCCGGATAGTCGACCAGGTGGACGATCAGCTGCAGCGGAGACTGGCGATGGCCTATTCCCCGGAGTGGGGATTTCTGACCTGTTGTCCCAGCAACCTGGGGACCGGCTTAAGGGCCTCGCTGCTGATCCACCTGCCGGCCCTGGTGCGGGCCAAGAGGATAGAAAAACTTTTAAACCAGCTGGAGGCTGAGGGGATCCTGGTGCGGGGATTCTACGGCGAGGGCAGCGAGGTGGCCGGGGATATCTTCCAGATCTCCAACCGGGCCACCCTGGGCCGGAACGAGCTGGAGATAATAGAGCATGTGGAGCGGGTGGGCCGCAGCCTGATGGAACAGGAACTGGAGGCCCGCCGATACATCATGGATCACGTCCGCCGGCAGACCGAGGACAACATCTGGAGGGCCTTCGGCATCCTGGCCAACGCCCGGATGCTTTCCTCCCGGGAATTTTTGGAGCTGACATCCTCCCTGCGTCTGGGCATTTTCCTGGGCCTGTTTCCCAGGATGGGGCTTAACGCCCTGAACAAACTGCTGATCACCACCCAGCCGGCCCATCTGCAGATCATGCTGGACGCCAGGATGGAGGCCCATGAGCGGGACGGGGAAAGGGCCAAAATGGTCAGGGCGGTCATGGCGGATTTTATTTAA